One Agrobacterium vaccinii DNA window includes the following coding sequences:
- the purU gene encoding formyltetrahydrofolate deformylase, which translates to MTTYVLTVACTSKRGIVAAISGYLADKGCNIVDSSQFDDLETGKFFMRVSFISEEGQSMDNIQAGFAPIATEFGMEANIYSDGERTKTLLMVSRFGHCLNDLLYRWKIGALPIDIVGVVSNHFEYQKVVVNHDIPFHHIKVTKENKPKAEAQLLDLIDTSGAELVVLARYMQVLSDEMCRKMSGRIINIHHSFLPSFKGANPYKQAYERGVKLIGATAHYVTADLDEGPIIEQDTVRVTHAQSAEDYVSLGRDVESQVLARAIHAHIHHRTFINGNRTVVFPPSPGSYASERMG; encoded by the coding sequence ATGACGACCTATGTTTTGACCGTAGCCTGCACATCCAAACGCGGCATCGTCGCCGCCATCTCGGGTTATCTGGCGGACAAGGGTTGCAACATCGTCGACAGCTCCCAGTTCGACGACCTCGAAACCGGCAAATTTTTCATGCGCGTCTCCTTCATTTCCGAGGAAGGCCAGAGCATGGACAATATTCAGGCTGGCTTTGCGCCCATCGCGACGGAATTCGGCATGGAGGCCAATATCTACAGCGATGGCGAACGGACCAAGACACTGCTGATGGTGTCGCGTTTCGGCCACTGCCTGAACGACCTGCTCTATCGCTGGAAAATCGGCGCGCTGCCCATTGATATCGTCGGCGTGGTCTCCAACCATTTCGAATACCAGAAAGTCGTCGTCAATCACGATATCCCCTTCCACCACATCAAGGTTACGAAGGAGAACAAGCCGAAGGCCGAAGCGCAATTGCTGGACCTGATCGACACCAGCGGTGCAGAACTGGTCGTGCTGGCGCGTTACATGCAGGTGCTCTCGGACGAAATGTGCCGCAAGATGTCGGGCCGCATCATCAACATCCACCACTCCTTCCTGCCCAGCTTCAAGGGTGCAAACCCCTATAAGCAGGCTTACGAGCGCGGCGTAAAGCTCATCGGTGCGACAGCGCATTACGTCACCGCCGATCTGGACGAGGGCCCGATCATCGAGCAGGACACGGTTCGCGTCACCCACGCGCAATCGGCGGAAGACTACGTCTCGCTGGGCCGGGATGTGGAAAGCCAGGTCCTGGCCCGCGCTATCCACGCCCACATCCACCACCGCACCTTCATCAACGGCAACCGCACCGTCGTCTTCCCACCAAGCCCCGGCAGTTACGCATCGGAGCGGATGGGGTGA
- a CDS encoding tripartite tricarboxylate transporter permease encodes MSTFDFLLQGIAVAAQPMNLLYALIGVTLGTAVGVLPGIGPALTVALLLPVTYQLDPAGSLIMFAGIYYGGMYGGSTTSILLNTPGESASIVTALEGNKMARAGRGGPALATAAIGSFVAGLIATIALAFVAPYIVKLALVFGPREYFALMVLAFVTVSSAFGDSALRGLTSLFIGFTLAIVGIDQLTGQTRMSFGIPDLLDGVEVTTLAVAMFAIGETLFIVAQGQSGDEKVEAVKGSVWMSAQDWARSWKPWLRGTLIGFPIGAMPAGGAEIGTFLSYATEKKLSKHPEEFGHGAIEGVAGPEAANNASAAGTLVPLLTLGLPTTATAAIMLAGFQQFGLQPGPLLFATNPQLVWGLIASLFIANLMLLVLNLPLIGLWVKLLTIPKPWLYAGILLFATLGTIGANPSVFELGMLLAFGILGYVMRIFGYPIAPAVVGLILGPLAEQQLRRALAIGQGDPSVLFTSWIAVGLFVVAAAAFFIPLIMRIRGRGQVLTQLAANED; translated from the coding sequence ATGAGCACTTTTGATTTTCTGCTGCAAGGCATCGCGGTTGCTGCGCAACCGATGAACCTTCTCTATGCGCTGATCGGCGTTACGCTCGGCACTGCCGTGGGCGTTCTGCCCGGCATCGGCCCGGCACTGACCGTTGCGCTGCTTCTGCCCGTCACCTACCAGCTCGATCCAGCCGGATCGCTCATCATGTTTGCCGGTATCTATTACGGCGGCATGTATGGCGGCTCGACCACGTCGATCCTGCTCAACACACCCGGTGAAAGCGCCTCCATCGTCACAGCGCTGGAGGGCAACAAAATGGCCCGCGCGGGACGTGGCGGACCGGCGCTTGCCACCGCCGCCATCGGCTCCTTCGTGGCTGGCCTCATCGCCACCATCGCTTTGGCTTTCGTCGCGCCCTACATCGTCAAGCTGGCGCTGGTCTTCGGCCCACGCGAATATTTCGCGCTGATGGTGCTGGCCTTCGTTACCGTCTCGTCGGCCTTCGGTGATTCGGCACTGCGCGGCCTCACCTCCCTCTTCATCGGCTTCACTCTCGCCATCGTCGGCATCGACCAGTTGACCGGCCAGACGCGCATGAGCTTCGGCATTCCCGATCTGCTCGACGGCGTGGAAGTCACCACACTGGCTGTCGCCATGTTCGCTATCGGTGAAACTCTGTTCATCGTGGCGCAGGGCCAGAGCGGCGACGAGAAGGTCGAAGCGGTCAAGGGTTCGGTCTGGATGAGCGCCCAGGATTGGGCTCGTTCGTGGAAACCATGGCTGCGCGGCACGTTGATCGGCTTCCCCATCGGTGCGATGCCAGCAGGCGGTGCAGAAATCGGCACCTTCCTGTCCTATGCGACGGAAAAGAAGCTGTCGAAGCACCCGGAAGAATTCGGCCACGGCGCCATCGAAGGCGTTGCAGGTCCTGAAGCGGCCAACAATGCGTCCGCAGCCGGTACGCTCGTGCCGCTGCTGACGCTCGGTCTGCCGACAACGGCAACGGCTGCCATCATGCTCGCCGGTTTCCAGCAGTTCGGCCTTCAGCCCGGCCCGCTTCTGTTTGCGACAAACCCGCAGCTCGTCTGGGGCCTGATCGCCAGCCTGTTCATCGCCAACCTCATGCTGCTGGTTCTCAACCTGCCGCTGATCGGCCTGTGGGTAAAGCTGCTGACCATTCCAAAGCCGTGGCTCTACGCTGGTATCCTGCTGTTTGCGACGCTCGGCACCATCGGCGCCAACCCATCGGTCTTCGAACTCGGCATGCTCCTGGCCTTCGGCATCCTCGGCTATGTCATGCGTATCTTCGGTTACCCGATTGCGCCTGCGGTCGTAGGCCTCATCCTCGGGCCGCTGGCCGAACAGCAATTGCGCCGTGCACTCGCCATCGGTCAGGGTGACCCTTCGGTTCTCTTCACCTCGTGGATTGCCGTGGGCCTGTTCGTTGTCGCCGCAGCCGCCTTCTTCATCCCACTGATCATGCGTATTCGTGGACGCGGACAGGTGCTGACGCAGTTGGCTGCCAACGAAGACTAA
- a CDS encoding heme/hemin ABC transporter substrate-binding protein, with protein sequence MPLLLRSLIISAIVPVSLALSPVAASASDQGNPQAKRIVAVGGTITEILYALGAGDRIVARDSTSSFPAEALTKPDIGYMRALSSEGILSQKPDLILSEDGAGPADVIGILKASEVPMVTVDTPPLPSAIAKKIEDVGAAVGLSAKAKGLADEVDKGLAALASDVAGVGDKKKRVLFVLSTAGGRIMAAGKDTEAAAIIEMAGGINAAQEITGYKPLTDEAVIAAAPEVVLTMQRGNHAENPDQVFALPAFQSTPAAASKSLISMDGLYLIGFGPRTPAAGRELAAKLYPEIVKP encoded by the coding sequence ATGCCGCTTTTACTTCGTTCCCTCATCATCAGTGCCATTGTTCCTGTTTCGCTGGCACTCTCTCCCGTGGCCGCCAGCGCCTCCGATCAGGGTAATCCGCAGGCAAAGCGCATCGTGGCGGTGGGTGGCACGATCACCGAAATTCTCTACGCGCTGGGTGCCGGAGACCGCATCGTGGCCCGTGACTCGACCAGCAGCTTTCCGGCAGAAGCACTGACGAAGCCCGATATCGGCTATATGCGTGCACTATCGTCGGAAGGCATTCTTTCGCAAAAGCCCGATCTCATTTTGTCGGAAGACGGTGCCGGTCCTGCCGACGTGATCGGCATTCTGAAGGCCAGCGAAGTGCCGATGGTGACCGTCGATACGCCGCCGCTGCCGAGCGCTATTGCCAAGAAAATCGAGGATGTCGGCGCAGCGGTCGGTCTTTCGGCCAAAGCCAAGGGTCTGGCCGATGAGGTGGACAAGGGCCTTGCGGCGCTGGCGAGTGACGTAGCTGGCGTGGGGGACAAGAAAAAGCGCGTGCTGTTCGTTCTCTCCACCGCAGGCGGTCGCATCATGGCGGCTGGCAAGGATACGGAAGCGGCGGCCATCATCGAAATGGCAGGCGGTATCAATGCGGCCCAGGAAATCACCGGCTACAAGCCGCTGACCGATGAGGCCGTGATTGCGGCAGCTCCCGAAGTGGTCTTGACCATGCAGCGCGGCAACCATGCGGAAAATCCCGATCAGGTATTTGCGCTTCCGGCCTTCCAATCCACACCGGCTGCGGCGTCCAAGTCGCTGATCAGCATGGATGGTCTTTATCTCATCGGTTTCGGTCCGCGCACCCCTGCGGCAGGACGGGAACTTGCCGCCAAGCTCTACCCTGAAATCGTGAAGCCATGA
- a CDS encoding ABC transporter substrate-binding protein: MRILLSLCLFLTAATCLKAQQMLFPALSGKADAETLVVYSSLDEPLATPMIEGFQKANPDVAVSYEDMLTGEIYDRIVRETDAGEKTADFAFSSAMDLQVKLSNDGYAQRSDLPMSARWPAWANWRNTAYALTFEPAVFVYHKPSFQTEKPPASRAEFVDYLERHAKEVHGRIATYDIERSGVGFLFMSRDQEQFGDIWNVIKSMGTAGVKVYSTSSAILERISDGRFVLGYNILGSYAADWASRHPDVGIVLPKDYTVVMSRIGLVPQAARNAELGRRYLEFFMSKEGQTIMARQLQIPAVSPDVAGDNTANMMQAIHGAQLRPVPVSPGLMVYLDQVKRARIIERWNEALRAQ; the protein is encoded by the coding sequence ATGCGTATTCTTCTGTCCCTCTGTCTTTTCCTGACGGCCGCCACCTGTTTGAAGGCGCAGCAGATGCTGTTTCCTGCTCTTTCCGGGAAGGCAGACGCGGAAACGCTCGTGGTCTATTCTTCATTGGACGAGCCACTTGCCACGCCCATGATAGAAGGTTTCCAGAAAGCAAACCCGGATGTGGCGGTCTCTTACGAGGACATGCTGACGGGAGAGATCTACGATCGCATCGTGCGGGAAACGGACGCCGGTGAAAAAACCGCCGACTTCGCTTTCTCCTCGGCCATGGACCTTCAAGTCAAACTCAGCAATGACGGCTATGCGCAACGCTCCGATCTGCCGATGAGCGCACGCTGGCCCGCCTGGGCCAACTGGCGCAACACGGCCTATGCGCTGACCTTCGAACCCGCCGTCTTCGTCTACCACAAGCCGAGTTTCCAGACCGAAAAGCCCCCAGCCAGCCGCGCGGAGTTCGTGGATTATCTGGAGCGGCACGCCAAAGAGGTCCACGGCCGCATCGCAACCTACGACATCGAACGTTCGGGCGTCGGCTTCTTGTTCATGTCGCGGGATCAGGAGCAGTTCGGTGATATCTGGAATGTCATCAAGAGCATGGGCACGGCGGGCGTGAAGGTTTACTCCACCTCATCCGCCATTCTGGAACGCATCTCGGATGGCCGCTTCGTGCTGGGCTACAACATCCTCGGCTCCTATGCGGCGGATTGGGCATCGCGCCACCCCGATGTCGGCATCGTGCTGCCGAAGGACTATACAGTTGTCATGTCCCGCATCGGGCTGGTGCCGCAGGCGGCGCGCAATGCGGAACTTGGCCGTCGCTATCTGGAATTTTTCATGTCGAAGGAAGGCCAGACAATCATGGCGCGGCAGTTGCAGATCCCCGCCGTCAGCCCAGATGTGGCGGGCGACAACACGGCCAACATGATGCAGGCCATCCACGGCGCGCAATTGCGGCCCGTGCCGGTCAGTCCGGGACTGATGGTCTATCTCGACCAGGTCAAACGCGCCCGCATCATCGAGCGCTGGAACGAAGCTTTGCGCGCCCAGTAG
- a CDS encoding tripartite tricarboxylate transporter TctB family protein: MSQGSSPSQATKRRPDWAAFGIAVFLVIVAAVIFWDSARLASVTGYSPVGPATVPYAIAFCLVGLAIWTGFEAWRNEFPARDKQEMGPVFWVIAGLAAQMLLLNVAGFSIATGLLFAFTARAFGKRKLWYSIPIGIVFSFIIWVIFAQLLQLSLPAGPLERLFF; this comes from the coding sequence ATGAGCCAGGGTTCATCCCCTTCCCAAGCCACAAAGCGCCGCCCTGATTGGGCGGCGTTCGGCATCGCCGTTTTTCTGGTCATCGTCGCCGCCGTGATCTTCTGGGATTCGGCACGGCTTGCCAGCGTCACCGGTTATTCTCCGGTTGGCCCGGCAACCGTTCCTTACGCCATTGCCTTCTGTCTTGTCGGTCTGGCGATCTGGACCGGGTTCGAAGCATGGCGCAATGAATTTCCGGCCCGCGACAAACAGGAAATGGGACCTGTTTTCTGGGTCATCGCCGGTCTTGCCGCGCAGATGCTTCTGCTGAACGTCGCAGGCTTCTCGATTGCCACCGGCCTGCTCTTTGCGTTTACCGCGCGCGCCTTCGGCAAACGCAAGCTCTGGTATTCGATCCCCATCGGTATCGTTTTCAGCTTCATCATCTGGGTGATCTTTGCGCAGCTGCTACAACTCTCGCTGCCTGCCGGACCCTTGGAGCGGCTGTTCTTCTGA
- a CDS encoding response regulator: MRILLVEDNQVLSEGLSALLRGSGYAVDVVSDGASASAAIAAENFDLVILDLNLPEMDGIDVLRSMRARQDKAAVLILTARGSPEERVKGLDLGADDYMTKPFDINEFEARVRVLLRRNAGLRSSLASFGNVSFDLTSRTFSAEGHPLDIPAREVALLEVLFMRAGKVVAKEAIVQSLTGFDDELSGNAIEQYVSRLRKRLGPHGLTVKTARGIGYYLEKLPETAQ; the protein is encoded by the coding sequence TTGAGAATTCTGCTGGTGGAGGACAATCAGGTTTTGTCGGAAGGCCTTTCTGCGCTGTTGCGCGGAAGCGGCTATGCCGTGGATGTGGTGTCCGATGGCGCGTCCGCTTCTGCCGCCATTGCCGCTGAAAATTTCGATCTCGTCATTCTCGACCTCAACCTGCCGGAAATGGACGGCATAGACGTGTTGCGTTCCATGCGCGCCCGTCAGGACAAGGCGGCGGTGTTGATCCTCACCGCCCGCGGTTCGCCGGAGGAGCGGGTAAAGGGGCTCGATCTCGGTGCCGACGATTACATGACCAAGCCTTTCGACATCAATGAATTCGAGGCGCGGGTGCGGGTGCTGCTCCGCCGCAATGCCGGTCTGCGCTCTTCGCTGGCCAGCTTCGGTAACGTCTCCTTCGATCTGACATCGCGCACATTTTCCGCCGAAGGGCATCCGCTCGACATTCCCGCACGCGAGGTGGCGCTGCTGGAAGTGCTGTTCATGCGCGCCGGAAAAGTGGTGGCAAAGGAAGCCATCGTCCAGTCTCTGACCGGATTCGATGACGAGCTTTCCGGCAATGCCATCGAGCAATATGTCAGCCGTCTGCGCAAACGTCTGGGGCCTCACGGGCTGACGGTGAAGACGGCGCGGGGCATCGGCTATTACCTCGAAAAACTGCCGGAGACCGCGCAATGA
- a CDS encoding Bug family tripartite tricarboxylate transporter substrate binding protein → MKHFLIASLLAGAMALPAAAADYTIIAPANPGGGWDQTARSLQTVLQEDGISKRVQVQNVPGAGGTIGLAQFASQQKGNPNALIVGGYVMVGAILTNHAPVTLKEVTPIARLTGEYEVIVVPASSEIQNIGQLIEKLKKDPGSVSWGGGSAGGTDHITAGLIAKAAGVDPTKINYIAYSGGGEALASILGAQVTAGISSYGEFESQVKAGTVRLLAISSEAKIDGIEAPTLKESGLDVVIQNWRMVAAPPGLTPEQEKAVSADVEKLAKSAKWQETLKTKGWMDTYLAGDAFKEQLAKDTASTEAILKDIGLVK, encoded by the coding sequence TTGAAGCATTTCCTCATCGCTTCGCTTCTCGCAGGCGCAATGGCACTTCCAGCGGCAGCAGCCGACTACACCATCATCGCACCGGCAAACCCCGGCGGCGGCTGGGATCAGACGGCACGTTCGTTGCAGACCGTTCTGCAGGAAGACGGCATTTCCAAGCGCGTTCAGGTTCAGAACGTTCCCGGCGCTGGCGGCACTATCGGCCTTGCCCAGTTCGCAAGCCAGCAGAAGGGCAATCCCAACGCGCTGATCGTCGGCGGCTACGTCATGGTGGGTGCGATCCTCACCAACCATGCACCTGTCACGCTGAAAGAAGTGACGCCCATCGCGCGTCTGACCGGTGAATACGAAGTCATCGTCGTTCCCGCATCGTCTGAAATTCAGAACATCGGCCAGCTGATCGAAAAGCTCAAGAAAGACCCGGGCAGCGTATCCTGGGGCGGCGGTTCGGCTGGCGGCACAGACCACATCACGGCGGGCCTGATTGCCAAGGCTGCTGGCGTCGATCCAACCAAGATCAACTACATCGCCTACTCCGGCGGCGGTGAGGCTCTGGCCTCCATTCTCGGCGCGCAGGTCACAGCCGGTATCTCCAGCTACGGCGAATTCGAAAGCCAGGTGAAGGCCGGAACCGTTCGTCTTCTCGCTATCTCCAGCGAAGCCAAGATCGACGGCATCGAAGCCCCGACGCTGAAGGAAAGCGGCCTCGACGTCGTGATCCAGAACTGGCGCATGGTTGCAGCACCTCCAGGCCTGACGCCTGAGCAGGAAAAGGCTGTTAGCGCCGACGTCGAAAAGCTGGCGAAGTCTGCCAAGTGGCAGGAAACTCTGAAGACCAAGGGCTGGATGGATACCTATCTTGCCGGTGACGCTTTCAAGGAACAGCTTGCAAAAGACACCGCCTCGACAGAAGCCATCCTCAAAGACATCGGACTGGTAAAATGA
- the dps gene encoding DNA starvation/stationary phase protection protein Dps, translating into MCQERKMRTHKTRNDLPSNTKATVIGLLNEALASVIDLSLVTKQAHWNLKGPQFIGVHELLDQFRALLDKHSDTIAERAVQLGGTALGTVQSVNSTSKLKSYPTDIYKIQDHLDELIERYGDVANLVRKSIDEADDAGDANTADIFTAASRDLDKSLWFLEAHVQEKA; encoded by the coding sequence ATGTGTCAGGAGAGAAAAATGAGAACGCATAAGACAAGAAACGATTTACCGTCCAATACCAAAGCAACTGTTATCGGGCTTTTGAACGAAGCTCTTGCCTCCGTTATCGATCTGTCCCTCGTCACCAAGCAGGCACACTGGAACCTCAAGGGTCCGCAATTCATTGGCGTCCACGAATTGCTGGATCAGTTTCGTGCCCTTCTCGACAAGCATAGCGACACGATTGCAGAGCGCGCGGTGCAGTTGGGCGGAACGGCGCTGGGCACGGTCCAGTCGGTCAATTCGACGTCGAAGCTCAAGTCCTACCCTACCGACATCTACAAGATTCAGGATCATCTGGATGAGTTGATCGAGCGCTACGGCGACGTTGCAAACCTCGTTCGCAAGTCCATCGACGAGGCGGATGATGCCGGTGATGCCAACACTGCCGACATCTTCACGGCAGCGTCGCGTGATCTCGATAAGTCGCTTTGGTTCCTAGAGGCACACGTCCAGGAAAAAGCCTGA
- a CDS encoding sensor histidine kinase encodes MRQAAYSLRRRLLGWLLISTAIIGCIALADTYREAINTANIVSDRVLSGSALAIAERVVVSENGSLEVDIPYVALEMLTSAAQDRVFYRVDGPNGQFLTGYQNLPSVDKARSDAPIFIDAEFRGEPIRVAAIERFASTGVNSVPFTVTVAETTIARSRLAQAIIIRSALRLLFMIIGAAIIVWIAVTISLRPLYRLSEAIAERSPNDLHPIRQSVPVEVENLVETVNSFMVRLQSALDALRHFTGNASHQLRTPLAIIRTQLALSARASTLQEAQAAAHKGDASVAHAEHILAQLLRMANIDAAGSGEKQSLVEVDLVSLAQSVTADYVPVAADAGIDLGFEQVEMASIPAEPLLLGELLGNLISNAIAYAGRGAEVTVRVGNVQGSAFIEVEDNGPGISAEKRDVVRQRFARGDGNAAPGAGLGLAIVEEIAALFNGQLSLEDGTSGKGLKATVRFS; translated from the coding sequence ATGAGGCAGGCCGCCTATTCGCTGCGGCGGCGCCTGCTGGGCTGGCTTCTGATTTCCACGGCGATCATCGGCTGCATCGCGCTGGCCGATACCTATCGTGAAGCTATCAACACCGCCAATATCGTTTCCGACCGTGTGCTCTCCGGCTCTGCCTTGGCAATTGCCGAGCGGGTCGTGGTGTCTGAAAACGGTTCGCTGGAGGTGGATATCCCCTATGTCGCGCTGGAAATGCTGACATCGGCAGCGCAAGACAGGGTGTTTTACCGGGTGGATGGCCCCAACGGTCAGTTCCTGACCGGCTATCAAAATCTGCCCTCGGTGGACAAGGCGCGCAGTGACGCGCCGATTTTCATCGATGCCGAATTTCGTGGCGAGCCCATTCGTGTCGCGGCCATCGAGCGGTTTGCCTCGACGGGCGTCAACTCGGTGCCGTTTACCGTGACCGTGGCAGAGACCACGATTGCGCGTAGCCGCCTGGCGCAGGCCATCATCATTCGCTCCGCTCTGCGCCTTCTGTTCATGATCATCGGTGCCGCTATTATCGTGTGGATTGCAGTGACGATTTCGCTGCGCCCGCTTTACCGCCTCAGCGAAGCCATCGCTGAACGCAGCCCCAATGATTTGCATCCGATCCGCCAATCCGTGCCGGTGGAAGTCGAGAACCTCGTGGAAACCGTCAACTCGTTCATGGTGCGGCTGCAATCTGCACTGGATGCGCTGCGGCACTTTACGGGGAATGCCAGCCATCAGCTCAGAACACCGCTTGCGATTATTCGCACGCAGTTGGCCCTCTCGGCGCGCGCTTCGACGTTGCAAGAGGCGCAGGCGGCGGCTCACAAGGGCGACGCTTCTGTCGCACATGCAGAGCATATTCTGGCGCAACTGCTGCGCATGGCCAATATCGATGCTGCCGGTTCTGGAGAGAAGCAAAGCCTCGTCGAGGTCGATCTCGTCTCGCTGGCGCAATCTGTCACGGCTGACTACGTGCCTGTTGCAGCAGATGCTGGCATCGACCTTGGTTTCGAACAGGTGGAAATGGCGAGCATTCCGGCAGAACCGTTGCTGTTGGGAGAGTTGCTGGGCAACCTGATCAGCAATGCCATCGCCTATGCCGGGCGGGGTGCGGAGGTGACGGTGAGGGTAGGAAATGTTCAGGGCTCGGCGTTTATCGAGGTCGAAGACAACGGCCCAGGAATCTCTGCTGAAAAAAGAGATGTCGTGCGGCAGCGCTTCGCCAGAGGCGATGGCAATGCGGCACCCGGCGCAGGACTTGGCCTCGCCATTGTCGAGGAGATTGCTGCGCTGTTTAACGGGCAGCTGTCACTGGAAGACGGTACATCTGGAAAAGGGCTGAAAGCCACCGTCCGTTTTTCCTGA
- the hutX gene encoding heme utilization cystosolic carrier protein HutX, producing the protein MSDTSIAERARAALAEKPDGVVEAIAATAGVTPADVLAVLPHGAAVSAPAEKFIDIWNELRSWGEVLMIVQTPDIVFEVPGHLPEGTEGHGWFNIHGDSPIGGHIKKDNCATITFVDRTFHGRRSLSVWFMNAGGSAMFKLFVRRDENKELMADQLSKFEALRDSFLS; encoded by the coding sequence ATGAGCGACACGTCCATTGCCGAGCGCGCAAGGGCAGCGCTTGCCGAAAAACCCGATGGCGTGGTGGAAGCCATTGCGGCAACTGCTGGCGTGACACCGGCTGACGTGCTGGCCGTTCTGCCGCACGGTGCCGCCGTCTCCGCGCCCGCCGAGAAGTTCATCGATATCTGGAACGAGCTACGCAGCTGGGGCGAAGTTCTGATGATCGTGCAGACGCCGGACATCGTCTTCGAAGTTCCCGGCCACCTGCCGGAGGGAACGGAAGGACATGGCTGGTTCAACATTCATGGTGACAGCCCCATTGGCGGGCACATCAAGAAAGACAATTGCGCGACGATCACCTTCGTGGACCGCACGTTCCATGGTCGCCGGTCACTGTCCGTCTGGTTCATGAATGCCGGTGGCAGCGCCATGTTCAAGCTGTTCGTGCGCCGCGACGAAAACAAGGAACTGATGGCCGACCAGCTTTCGAAATTTGAAGCGCTGCGCGACAGCTTCCTCTCCTGA
- a CDS encoding antibiotic biosynthesis monooxygenase family protein, which yields MFIAMNRFRVVPGFEEAFETIWRERKRHLAEMPGYVEFHMLKGAKADDHTLYASHTVWATKDDFTAWTKSEQFRAAHANAGNNRGKVEYLSGPHFEGFDVIIHEGQNGEDLPVAAQA from the coding sequence ATGTTTATTGCCATGAACCGGTTCCGTGTCGTGCCGGGCTTCGAAGAAGCGTTCGAAACCATCTGGCGCGAGCGCAAGCGCCATCTGGCCGAGATGCCGGGCTATGTCGAGTTTCACATGCTGAAGGGCGCCAAGGCCGACGACCACACGCTTTATGCATCCCACACCGTCTGGGCCACCAAAGACGATTTCACCGCCTGGACGAAATCCGAACAGTTCCGCGCAGCCCACGCCAATGCCGGCAACAATCGCGGCAAGGTCGAATATCTGTCCGGTCCGCATTTCGAAGGCTTCGACGTGATCATTCACGAGGGCCAGAACGGCGAAGACCTGCCCGTGGCAGCCCAGGCATGA
- a CDS encoding response regulator, translating to MQPRLLIVEDDGLIRLDLVDMVSDLGFVAEEASTADQAVEMLERDAPIHAILTDIDMPGSINGLGLANVAHRRWPDIKVVVISGRYDPAEGVLPPGVIFLTKPVSPNLIEKALHDFGLRPT from the coding sequence ATGCAACCGCGCCTCCTCATAGTCGAAGATGACGGGCTTATTCGCCTTGATCTCGTCGATATGGTTTCAGACCTTGGCTTCGTGGCAGAGGAAGCGTCCACGGCCGATCAGGCTGTCGAAATGCTGGAACGTGATGCGCCCATCCACGCCATTCTGACGGATATCGATATGCCGGGCTCGATCAATGGTCTGGGCTTGGCCAATGTCGCGCATCGCCGCTGGCCTGATATCAAGGTCGTCGTCATTTCTGGCCGGTACGATCCTGCCGAAGGCGTATTGCCGCCGGGGGTGATTTTTCTGACGAAGCCCGTCTCGCCCAATCTCATCGAGAAGGCATTACACGACTTTGGTCTGCGTCCGACCTGA
- a CDS encoding CsbD family protein: MDWNRVEGNWKQVKGKIKEQWGKLTDDDLDQIAGKREQLEGKIQERYGVEKDHVKKDVDTWYDRQTW, encoded by the coding sequence ATGGACTGGAACCGCGTAGAAGGTAACTGGAAACAGGTCAAAGGCAAGATCAAGGAACAGTGGGGCAAGCTGACCGACGATGATCTGGACCAGATCGCAGGCAAGCGTGAGCAGCTTGAGGGTAAAATCCAGGAGCGCTACGGCGTAGAAAAAGACCATGTCAAAAAGGATGTCGATACCTGGTACGATCGCCAAACCTGGTAA